The proteins below are encoded in one region of Sulfolobus sp. A20:
- a CDS encoding DNA polymerase domain-containing protein, which yields MEGYVVDAVPSYNSVELVLDNFRRVKVKTTFPIYVMTDNPERITEHPSVISYEEEIWRDLSGKEVKLYRFELTDLNAYYYIRKRVKTVNELPTVMSQVLNRLNALPFRKVSISKRGIELIQDDLSFPDIIYASVITKDWYGKSFYGKKYVANVNGKTFEGKVDELDLTVDVAECYGIACKSVKASVLITSKRAPVSVKGLIEWSLLSKTLIRELKDATIGKALTTNETWVAFKRRIIIPNVVPRVEKVRTIEELKSVDKGGLILFPKIGCYNNVSQLDFSSMYPSLIVKYNISAETVDKCNDVLTEIGHSICLKEKGIVPEALEWLIKRKEELKRIDEERAEAVKWILVASFGYLGYRNSKFGKIEAYELVTYFARKTLRKAIELAKEYDLEVLHGIIDSLIVRGDKVEDYMKRVEEVTGLKMKRDDMNWVIFFQNRKGMSYPMRYLGKLKKGEMKVKGMIRENMPNVIKDFLRDAVEVLSKADTCEEIDVSKLIALRDEYRKRIALSRDPTDYVLWVKDNPLVRGVRGFYDARRGYMGRDVDYYLNYLDRVYHDLLGGIIGINDWIPNY from the coding sequence ATGGAAGGCTACGTGGTTGATGCCGTTCCATCTTATAATAGCGTTGAGCTAGTTTTAGATAACTTCAGAAGGGTTAAGGTGAAAACAACTTTCCCGATTTATGTTATGACTGATAATCCCGAGAGGATAACTGAACATCCATCGGTAATAAGTTATGAGGAAGAGATTTGGAGGGATTTGAGTGGTAAGGAAGTAAAGTTATATAGGTTTGAGTTAACTGACCTGAACGCTTATTATTACATAAGAAAGAGGGTTAAAACAGTAAATGAATTGCCAACGGTCATGTCTCAAGTTCTGAATAGACTTAACGCTTTACCCTTTAGGAAAGTTAGCATAAGTAAGAGAGGGATTGAGTTAATACAAGACGACTTGTCCTTTCCTGACATAATTTACGCTAGTGTTATAACTAAAGACTGGTATGGTAAATCCTTTTACGGTAAAAAATACGTTGCTAACGTGAATGGTAAGACGTTTGAAGGAAAGGTGGATGAATTGGACTTAACGGTAGACGTTGCGGAATGTTATGGAATAGCTTGTAAAAGTGTTAAGGCTTCAGTCCTAATAACGAGTAAGAGAGCTCCTGTTTCAGTAAAGGGATTAATAGAGTGGTCTTTACTTAGTAAGACTTTAATAAGGGAATTGAAAGATGCAACAATAGGCAAAGCTTTAACTACTAATGAAACCTGGGTAGCGTTTAAGAGAAGGATTATAATTCCTAACGTAGTTCCCAGGGTGGAAAAGGTAAGGACTATAGAGGAGTTGAAGAGTGTTGATAAAGGTGGTTTAATTCTATTCCCTAAAATCGGTTGTTATAATAACGTTTCTCAACTGGACTTTTCTTCAATGTACCCCTCGCTTATAGTTAAGTATAATATTTCAGCTGAAACTGTTGATAAGTGTAATGATGTATTGACCGAGATTGGGCATAGTATCTGTTTGAAGGAAAAGGGAATAGTGCCAGAGGCTTTGGAATGGTTAATAAAGAGAAAAGAGGAGTTGAAGAGAATAGATGAGGAGAGAGCAGAGGCTGTAAAGTGGATTTTAGTAGCTTCCTTTGGTTACTTAGGCTATAGGAATTCAAAGTTCGGTAAGATAGAGGCTTACGAATTAGTGACTTACTTCGCTAGGAAGACGTTAAGAAAGGCTATTGAATTAGCTAAGGAGTATGACTTAGAGGTACTTCACGGGATAATAGATTCGTTAATAGTTAGAGGGGATAAGGTAGAGGATTATATGAAGAGAGTTGAGGAAGTCACCGGGCTTAAGATGAAGAGGGATGATATGAATTGGGTCATTTTCTTTCAGAACAGAAAGGGAATGTCTTACCCAATGAGATACTTAGGTAAGCTAAAGAAGGGGGAGATGAAGGTTAAGGGGATGATAAGGGAGAACATGCCAAACGTAATAAAGGATTTTTTGAGAGATGCTGTTGAAGTTTTATCTAAAGCTGATACTTGCGAGGAAATAGATGTTAGTAAATTAATTGCTTTACGCGACGAGTATAGGAAGAGAATAGCATTAAGTAGGGATCCGACTGATTACGTCTTATGGGTTAAGGATAATCCATTAGTTAGAGGAGTTAGGGGATTCTATGACGCTAGGAGAGGTTATATGGGAAGAGACGTTGATTACTATTTAAACTACTTAGATAGAGTTTACCATGATTTATTGGGTGGTATTATTGGCATTAATGACTGGATTCCAAATTATTGA
- a CDS encoding aromatic ring-hydroxylating dioxygenase subunit alpha, producing the protein MLEDYWYPIGFTGLKVKEVNLLCREIIVWRVNDNYVAFQNRCPHRNAKLSMGKILDDRIKCPYHGWEFDSNGRLIYIPSYESPGNVVLRKYNVKEKYGIVWISLNNRNDIPEFPEYYNPTFKKVRIGPFTFNANPFRVMDNLLDVSHFPFVHEGILADPKYTRVDNYEVIIEEEEIIAKGIRVYEPISESFVNYTFKVLSPLTLYYRKDYEDNKALSTYISIFPESKDKSVVYGIMAFNHDMPEEKVLELQNEIMEQEKALLESLPNEFYLDEELHVVADKLSLVYRDWLKKRVGRRSDLGLI; encoded by the coding sequence ATGCTTGAGGACTACTGGTATCCTATTGGCTTCACAGGATTAAAAGTTAAAGAAGTAAATCTCTTGTGCAGAGAAATAATAGTATGGAGAGTAAACGATAATTACGTTGCCTTTCAGAATAGATGCCCTCATAGAAACGCTAAATTATCAATGGGTAAAATATTGGATGATAGAATAAAGTGTCCTTATCACGGTTGGGAGTTTGATTCCAATGGAAGGCTAATCTATATTCCGTCGTATGAATCTCCAGGGAACGTGGTACTAAGGAAATACAACGTTAAGGAAAAGTATGGAATAGTATGGATTTCATTAAATAATCGCAATGATATTCCAGAATTCCCAGAATATTATAATCCAACTTTTAAAAAAGTGAGAATAGGTCCATTTACTTTTAACGCTAATCCATTTAGGGTAATGGATAACTTGCTAGACGTATCCCATTTCCCCTTTGTCCATGAGGGAATCCTAGCTGATCCAAAATATACTAGGGTTGACAATTATGAAGTAATTATTGAGGAGGAAGAAATAATAGCTAAAGGCATTAGAGTTTATGAACCAATTTCTGAGTCTTTCGTAAATTATACTTTTAAGGTCCTTAGTCCCCTAACATTATACTATAGAAAAGATTATGAAGATAATAAGGCGCTCTCCACATATATAAGTATATTTCCGGAGAGTAAAGATAAGAGTGTAGTTTACGGGATAATGGCGTTTAACCATGACATGCCAGAGGAAAAGGTCTTAGAACTACAAAATGAAATAATGGAACAAGAGAAAGCGTTATTAGAGTCATTGCCGAATGAGTTCTACCTAGATGAGGAACTTCACGTTGTAGCCGATAAGCTATCCCTAGTTTATAGGGATTGGCTGAAGAAGAGGGTTGGAAGGAGAAGCGACTTAGGTCTGATTTAA